The Thermus caldifontis genome includes a region encoding these proteins:
- a CDS encoding nucleotidyltransferase domain-containing protein, which produces MRSVKVFFPPWTQEEILERLKEGLESLRTEVPLRKAYLFGSWATGRALPGSDVDLLLIYRGPTRHDLHRLVRRAFKGLPVEVHAYTEEEAEALKALIERMLAQAIPLLDP; this is translated from the coding sequence ATGCGTTCTGTAAAGGTCTTCTTCCCCCCTTGGACCCAGGAGGAGATTCTGGAGCGCCTCAAGGAGGGGCTTGAATCCTTAAGAACGGAAGTTCCCCTGCGAAAGGCCTACCTCTTCGGTTCCTGGGCCACGGGCCGAGCGTTACCGGGAAGCGACGTGGACCTTCTCCTCATCTACCGGGGCCCTACCCGCCATGACCTCCACCGCCTGGTGCGAAGGGCCTTCAAGGGCCTTCCTGTGGAAGTTCACGCCTACACGGAGGAGGAAGCGGAAGCCCTAAAAGCTCTTATTGAACGGATGCTGGCCCAGGCCATACCCCTTTTGGACCCTTAG
- a CDS encoding HEPN domain-containing protein has translation MERSRDFIETWNTPASPWKRGFTSGPPSSAQQAAEKALKAVFQHLGAVAWGPSVLGLLEELAKQHPVSESLLDGASELDKAYIPTRHPDALPEGAPFERYRRPEAERLLSHAEEIYAFCKGLLPPLDPGGDSGAPQGGA, from the coding sequence GTGGAGCGAAGCCGGGACTTTATAGAGACCTGGAACACGCCCGCTTCGCCTTGGAAAAGGGGTTTTACGAGTGGGCCGCCTTCTTCTGCCCAGCAAGCAGCAGAAAAAGCCCTTAAGGCCGTCTTTCAGCACCTAGGAGCCGTAGCCTGGGGGCCCTCGGTGCTGGGCCTTTTGGAGGAGCTAGCTAAGCAGCACCCCGTAAGCGAGTCCCTCCTGGACGGAGCTAGCGAGCTGGACAAGGCCTATATTCCGACCCGCCATCCCGATGCCCTCCCCGAAGGAGCCCCCTTTGAGCGTTACCGGCGCCCTGAGGCCGAAAGGCTTCTAAGCCATGCGGAGGAAATCTATGCGTTCTGTAAAGGTCTTCTTCCCCCCTTGGACCCAGGAGGAGATTCTGGAGCGCCTCAAGGAGGGGCTTGA